The Bacillus sp. Y1 genome includes the window TCCGAAGCAAATAGCTTTGGAAAAAGAGAAAAAGCAGGATGTTCAATATCCTAAATGTCTTCTATGTGAAGAGAACGAGGGCTACGTGGGACGAGTCGGTCACCCAGCTCGCTCCAATCATCGAATGATTCGACTAGAACTAGAGGATGAGCCATGGTATCTTCAGTATTCTCCATATGTGTATTATAACGAACATTGTATTGTCCTCTCAAAAGAGCATCGTGATATGAAAATATCTCGTAAAGGATTTGAAAGATTATTATCGTTCGTCGAAAAGTTTCCGCATTATTTTGTTGGGTCAAACGCGGACCTTCCAATTGTAGGTGGATCAATTTTAACTCATGATCATTACCAAGGGGGGAATTATGAGTTTGCGATGGCAAGAGCCGACGAAGAGTATTCTTTTCGGATGAAGGAATTCTCACATGTATCTGCGGCAACAGTCAAGTGGCCGATGTCGGTCATTCGTTTACGATCACGAAATAAAGAAGAACTCATTCAAGCAGCGGATTATATTTTGACTAATTGGAAGGGGTACTCGGATGAGAAGGTTGATATTTATGCCTATTCAGGAGATACACCGCATAACACGATTACTCCAATTGCCAGAATGAGAGAAGGGCAATTCGAGTTAGATTTAGTATTAAGAAATAACCGAACGAGTGAAAAGCATCCATTAGGAATTTTCCATCCGCACAGCGATGTTCATCATATTAAGAAGGAGAATATTGGATTAATAGAGGTCATGGGCCTTGCTGTTCTCCCTGCCAGATTGAAGGAAGAATTAGAAGAAGTAAAAGTGTATTTATTAGGAAGGTCTGATTTAGTAAAAGACTATCATCTCACATGGGCTGAGGAATTAATGAATAAGTACGAAACAGAATGGTCGGATGATACGGCAGAAGAAATTTTAAGAAGAGAAGTAGGATTGAAATTCCAACGAGTGCTTGAGGATGCGGGAGTATTTAAAAGAGATACAGAGGGTCAAGTGGCATTTCGCCGTTTCTGCGAGAGTTTATAAATGGAGGTATTCCTATGAAAATATCAGAGTCAGTAGTTGGCAAGCATGATGGTCAAACAATCGTAGCACATACGATCGAAAATGCTGCGGGCATGCAGGTAACTTCTATCAACTATGGGTGTACCATTACGAAAATTGTGGTACCCGACCGAAGAGGAACTCTTGAAAACGTTGTGTTAGGCTTTGATACGATCGAAGAGTATCAAGCGAATTCAGCATATTTTGGTTCTGTCATTGGAAGACATGCCGGGAGGATTGCTGGAGGACATTTTGAACTCGACGGAAAAACATATGAACTAGCCCAAAATAATAATGGAAATCATCTGCATGGTGGATTAAAAGGGTTTGATCGAACGGTCTGGGATGTCGAGGTAGTGCAGGAAAAGGATTCAGTCAGTCTTTGCTATCTTTACGAAAGCAAGGATGGAGAAGAAGGATATCCTGGAAATGTGGGTGTATCTGTAACCTATACATTAACAAATGCTAATGAAATTTTTCTAAGCTATGAAGGAATTAGTGATGCACGAACCATCCTTAATATGACAAACCATACGTATTTTAATTTAAGTGGTGAATTAAAACGTACCATTGAGGATCACAAATTGAAGATGAAGAGTGATCATTTTCTTGAATTAAATGAAGGTTTGATTCCAACAGGTGAAATGATACGTGTAGATCATACGGTTTTTGATTTTCGTGAGGGTAGGAGGATTCAAGAAGGAGTCGTTTCAGAGCATCCTCAAAACGTACTAGTTGGCAATGGCTATGATCATCCCTTCATGTTAACAAGTAACCAATCAGAACCAATCGAATTATACGATGAGGAAAGTGGTCGTTTACTAGTGATTGAAACGAATCAACCGGCCGTTGTACTCTATACTGGGACGCAGCTAGGTAACGATTATGACATACGTGGTAGAAAGTCACAGAAATACTTGGGTTTGTGTTTGGAGACACAAGGGGTTCCTGATGCCATTCATCATTCACACTTTCCGAGTACGTTAGTAGATAAGGGCCAGGTGTACCGTTCGGAAACAAAATGGTCGTTTAGAATAAAATAATTTTTTATAAAAAAAGTGAGAGCCATTAAGCATGTAAAGGCTCTCATTTTTTTGTTATAAAATTTTACTAAAAAAATTTGTCAAAAAATATTACAAAATTATAAATGTTTGGAGTATAATGAAAACTATATTTTTCACAGGGGGTATACAACTATGAAAGCATTAGAAAAAGCAGGAATATTTGCAGGAAATACCTTTGCTTATTGGGTACTACTATTTGCAGGGTTGGCATTATTATTTCCTACAGGTTTTACTTGGATTGGTCCTCATATCCCATTATTATTGGGAATTATCATGTTTGGAATGGGTATGACGTTATCGGTAAATGACTTTAAAGAGGTTTTCAGACATCCGAAATCAGTATTTATCGGTGTATTGGCACAGTATTTAATTATGCCTTTACTAGCATTTGCACTGGCATATGGACTCGGTTTATCTCCTGAAGTTGCTGTAGGTGTTATTCTTGTGGGAGCTTGTCCTGGGGGAACATCTTCTAACGTTATGACTTATTTAGCAAGAGGAAACACGGCTTTATCTGTATCGATTACATCTGTTTCAACTTTATTAGCACCGATTTTAACTCCGGCCATCACACTTTTATTGGCAAGCAAATGGTTACCGGTGTCACTTAGCGCTATGTTCATATCTGTTGTTAAAATCGTTCTTGTACCGATTATTTTAGGACTGATTGTGAAAACTTTGTTCCGCACTCAGGTTGAAAAAAGTGTAAAAGCTCTTCCGTTAGTTTCTGTTATCGGAATCGTAGCCATTGTCGCAGCGGTTGTTAGCGGAAGCAAAGAGAAGATTCTTGAAAGTGGTTTATTGATTTTAGCAGTAGTTATCTTACACAATGCACTAGGGTATCTATTAGGTTTCCTAGCAGCTAAAGTGTTAAAAATGGATTACAGTGATCAAAAAGCGATTTCCATTGAAGTCGGAATGCAAAACTCTGGACTTGCTGCGGCATTGGCTGCTGCACACTTCTCTCCACTTGCAGCAGTACCAGGAGCCATCTTCAGCGTATGGCACAATGTATCAGGCTCACTCCTTGCAAATTATTGGGGGAAGAAAGCTGAAAAAGCGAGTAATGATCAAAATGCCACTGGAGACTCAGTAGAAATACAAAAATAGAATGAAACCCGTACGCTTTAAAAAGTGTACGGGTTTTTTATTTGATAAAAATGGAAATTCTAGTGATAGAAAATGTTGCACTATTAGATATATTCTGGTATTCTAATGTAGAACGTGTGTTCTGTTAAATAAAATAAAACAAAAGAGGTGTCCTATGATTTTAGGAATTCATCCGTATTTAGTGTTGAATGGAAATGGGCAAGAAGCGGTAAAGTTTTATGAAGAGGCAATAGATGCAAAGGTTGTTTCTCTTCAGACGTTTGGGGATATGCCAGACAATCCGGAATACCCTACTCCTCCTGAAGCAAAAGACCGAGTGTTAAATGCGCATTTAAAGATAGGAAATTCTGATCTCATGCTTTCCGATACATTCCCAGGACAGCCTTATCCGATTGGATCTCAAGTAACAATCGCAATAATAATTAATAGTGTTGAAAAAACAAAAGCAGTTTTTGAGAAATTACAAGATGGCGGAGAGGTATTAATGCCACTACAAGAAACATTCTGGAGTCCAGCTTATGGGCAAGTTACAGATAAATTCAATATGACTTGGCAGGTTTCAACAGAGATTAAAAATGATTAATAAAATGATGATTACTTACATTATTAGTAATAAGAAATGGTGAAAGGGTGAACAGGGACGATGAATAACTAATCATATTTAGAAAACTGGTTTTGACTTGATAATAAACTTGTTTCTAGATAGGATTAGCATGGCCTTTTGTTAACCAAACTGAACTTGAAGATACCATTAGGTGTTTTCTTTCTCATTTTAGTTACCAAAAAAGTCTCCTATCTAGAAGTGGATGGGAGACTTTTTATGTCGGAAATAACCACAAATCAAAAGTTAGGTATAGGGGATTTATTTCAAAACCGAGTGATTCGAACGATTCTACTCTCGGTCTTGTTCCTTCAAGTGGGAATATGGGTTAGAAATTACTCGATCCTCTTATATGTCATTGAAATGACAAATGAAAATCCAATAGCAGTATCCTTGATCTCAGTGGCTGAATTTGCACCGATTTTTCTTTTTTCATTTATTGGTGGTACATTCGCAGATCGTTGGCGTCCAAAGAGAACGATGGTTTGGTGTGATGTGTTAAGTGCTGTATCTGTGTTTGCGGTCTTACTGACTCTATTTTTCGGAAGCTGGAAAATGATTTTCTTTGCTACACTTGTATCATCAATCCTGTCACAATTTTCACAGCCTGCGGGTATGAAGTTGTTTAAGTTGCATGTTCCTACTGAGTTGGTTCAGATGGGGATGTCGATGTATCAAACGGTGTTTGCACTATTTATGATTCTTGGTCCAATCCTTGGAACATATGTGTATCAGCAATTTGGTATTCTTGCGGCAGTTGGGGTTATGGGAGTGGCCTTTTTATGCTCGGCAGCTATTCTTTTGATGCTTCCAGCAGATCCAACATCAGAAGAGGAAAGGCCGAACACATCATTAATGCATGAGATGAAAGAAGGATTTGGTTATGTATTTAAAAGTAAGCCACTAACCTTGTTGGGCGGATGTTTTGCAGCTGCAGGCCTTGCAATAGGATTAACTCAGCCACTGGGAGTCTTTATTATTACTGAAAGATTAGGATTACCAAAGGAAGATCTGCAGTGGCTCATGACTGCATTTGGAGCTGGTATGATTATTGGAGGGGGCATCACTGTAGCACTTTCTAGGAAGGTACAACCACAAATGCTATTAGCAATGGGGATGGCAGCAAGTGCCATCGGTTTTCTTGGCTTAGGATTATCAACAGAGTTATGGCTTACCTTGGCTGCTCAATTTTTTGCGGGGTTATTTATGCCATGTATCCATATTGGAATAAATACGATGATCCTACAAAATACAGAAGAAGCATTTATCGGTCGAGTCAACGGTATATTAAATCCTCTATTTATGGGGGCCATGGTCATCACTATGTCCGCCTCTGGGTGGCTGAAAACTCATCTTTCCATTGTCTATATGTATGAAATGTCGGCACTTCTACTTTTGGTGGGGATTCTAACTCTATTGCCTATAATGAAAAAAGAAACGGTCAGTCATGTTGTAAAAGAACAATAAATCAATTTATTAGAAGAGCCCTAAGACAATTCTTAGGGCTTTTCCCATCAACTTAAATATGAAAAGTTAATCCTCGGCTCAGATACGATAACAAGTTGTCCATCTTTTTCTTCGAGACCTAACCGGAATGTG containing:
- the galT gene encoding UDP-glucose--hexose-1-phosphate uridylyltransferase, which codes for MEIYDLIQSLLDQSMECEMIEREDEIYARNQLMSLLQLADYPEKMEGVKGASIPDVLEQIVQYAFEKGIVGILDADKEIFSSKLMNVLVQRPSDVNRRFYRHYEKDPTSATEYFYQLSQNSNYIQTKSIAKNISYKTDTPYGELDITINLSKPEKDPKQIALEKEKKQDVQYPKCLLCEENEGYVGRVGHPARSNHRMIRLELEDEPWYLQYSPYVYYNEHCIVLSKEHRDMKISRKGFERLLSFVEKFPHYFVGSNADLPIVGGSILTHDHYQGGNYEFAMARADEEYSFRMKEFSHVSAATVKWPMSVIRLRSRNKEELIQAADYILTNWKGYSDEKVDIYAYSGDTPHNTITPIARMREGQFELDLVLRNNRTSEKHPLGIFHPHSDVHHIKKENIGLIEVMGLAVLPARLKEELEEVKVYLLGRSDLVKDYHLTWAEELMNKYETEWSDDTAEEILRREVGLKFQRVLEDAGVFKRDTEGQVAFRRFCESL
- a CDS encoding aldose epimerase family protein, translated to MKISESVVGKHDGQTIVAHTIENAAGMQVTSINYGCTITKIVVPDRRGTLENVVLGFDTIEEYQANSAYFGSVIGRHAGRIAGGHFELDGKTYELAQNNNGNHLHGGLKGFDRTVWDVEVVQEKDSVSLCYLYESKDGEEGYPGNVGVSVTYTLTNANEIFLSYEGISDARTILNMTNHTYFNLSGELKRTIEDHKLKMKSDHFLELNEGLIPTGEMIRVDHTVFDFREGRRIQEGVVSEHPQNVLVGNGYDHPFMLTSNQSEPIELYDEESGRLLVIETNQPAVVLYTGTQLGNDYDIRGRKSQKYLGLCLETQGVPDAIHHSHFPSTLVDKGQVYRSETKWSFRIK
- a CDS encoding bile acid:sodium symporter family protein — its product is MKALEKAGIFAGNTFAYWVLLFAGLALLFPTGFTWIGPHIPLLLGIIMFGMGMTLSVNDFKEVFRHPKSVFIGVLAQYLIMPLLAFALAYGLGLSPEVAVGVILVGACPGGTSSNVMTYLARGNTALSVSITSVSTLLAPILTPAITLLLASKWLPVSLSAMFISVVKIVLVPIILGLIVKTLFRTQVEKSVKALPLVSVIGIVAIVAAVVSGSKEKILESGLLILAVVILHNALGYLLGFLAAKVLKMDYSDQKAISIEVGMQNSGLAAALAAAHFSPLAAVPGAIFSVWHNVSGSLLANYWGKKAEKASNDQNATGDSVEIQK
- a CDS encoding VOC family protein, producing MILGIHPYLVLNGNGQEAVKFYEEAIDAKVVSLQTFGDMPDNPEYPTPPEAKDRVLNAHLKIGNSDLMLSDTFPGQPYPIGSQVTIAIIINSVEKTKAVFEKLQDGGEVLMPLQETFWSPAYGQVTDKFNMTWQVSTEIKND
- a CDS encoding MFS transporter; translation: MSEITTNQKLGIGDLFQNRVIRTILLSVLFLQVGIWVRNYSILLYVIEMTNENPIAVSLISVAEFAPIFLFSFIGGTFADRWRPKRTMVWCDVLSAVSVFAVLLTLFFGSWKMIFFATLVSSILSQFSQPAGMKLFKLHVPTELVQMGMSMYQTVFALFMILGPILGTYVYQQFGILAAVGVMGVAFLCSAAILLMLPADPTSEEERPNTSLMHEMKEGFGYVFKSKPLTLLGGCFAAAGLAIGLTQPLGVFIITERLGLPKEDLQWLMTAFGAGMIIGGGITVALSRKVQPQMLLAMGMAASAIGFLGLGLSTELWLTLAAQFFAGLFMPCIHIGINTMILQNTEEAFIGRVNGILNPLFMGAMVITMSASGWLKTHLSIVYMYEMSALLLLVGILTLLPIMKKETVSHVVKEQ